A single Methanocaldococcus bathoardescens DNA region contains:
- a CDS encoding methylated-DNA--[protein]-cysteine S-methyltransferase codes for MIIQIEDYFIGMIFKGNQLVKNTIPLRREEVFKFMNGEIISNPEDEYLKVAEIILELYLGRMDDKEARKIINYKLEVPEFTKKVLDVVKDIEFGDVLTYGDIAKKLNTSPRAVGMALKRNPLPLIIPCHRVVAKNSLGGYSYGLDKKKFILERERLNKKNLK; via the coding sequence ATGATAATTCAGATAGAAGATTATTTTATAGGAATGATATTTAAAGGTAATCAATTAGTTAAAAATACAATCCCTTTGAGAAGAGAAGAGGTATTTAAGTTTATGAATGGGGAAATTATTAGCAACCCAGAAGATGAATATTTAAAAGTGGCAGAGATTATATTAGAACTATATCTTGGAAGAATGGATGATAAAGAAGCAAGAAAGATAATAAATTATAAATTAGAAGTTCCAGAATTTACAAAAAAAGTTTTAGATGTTGTTAAAGACATAGAATTTGGGGATGTATTAACTTATGGAGATATAGCTAAAAAACTAAACACCTCACCAAGAGCTGTTGGAATGGCTTTAAAAAGAAACCCTTTGCCTTTAATAATTCCTTGTCATAGAGTTGTTGCTAAAAATTCTTTGGGCGGCTATTCCTATGGATTAGATAAGAAAAAATTTATCTTAGAGAGGGAAAGATTAAATAAAAAGAATC
- the tpiA gene encoding triose-phosphate isomerase, with protein MLIVINYKTYKESIGKRGLEIAKVAEKVSEESGVTIGVAPQFVDLRMIVENVNIPVYAQHIDNINPGSHTGHILAEAIKDCGCKGTLINHSEKRMLLADIEAVINKCKALELETIVCTNNINTSKAVAALNPDYIAIEPPELIGTGIPVSKANPEIVEGTVKAVKEINKDIKVLCGAGISKGEDVKAALDLGAEGVLLASGVVKAKNVEEAIRELIKFI; from the coding sequence ATGTTGATTGTAATTAACTATAAGACGTACAAAGAGAGTATTGGAAAGAGAGGTTTAGAAATAGCCAAAGTTGCTGAAAAAGTTAGTGAAGAAAGTGGAGTTACAATAGGAGTAGCTCCTCAATTTGTAGATTTGAGAATGATTGTTGAAAACGTTAATATTCCAGTTTATGCTCAACATATTGATAACATAAATCCTGGAAGCCATACAGGACATATATTAGCTGAAGCAATTAAAGATTGTGGTTGTAAAGGAACTTTAATAAACCACTCAGAGAAGAGAATGTTGTTGGCAGATATTGAAGCAGTTATAAATAAATGTAAAGCTCTTGAATTAGAAACAATTGTCTGTACAAATAATATAAACACTTCTAAGGCAGTTGCAGCTTTAAATCCTGATTACATTGCAATTGAGCCTCCAGAACTTATAGGGACAGGAATTCCAGTATCAAAAGCAAATCCTGAGATTGTTGAAGGAACAGTTAAAGCGGTTAAAGAAATAAATAAAGATATTAAAGTTCTATGTGGGGCTGGAATATCTAAGGGAGAAGATGTTAAAGCTGCCCTTGATTTAGGGGCTGAGGGTGTTTTATTAGCTTCTGGAGTAGTTAAAGCAAAGAATGTAGAAGAAGCTATAAGAGAACTGATTAAATTTATCTAA
- a CDS encoding DUF4870 domain-containing protein: MAFGLDKNVEGALCYLLFWVSGLIFLLLEKEDDFIRFHAIQSFITFLSLNLVAMVISAIPIIGWIASALINIAIVVLWIVGMIKAYNGEKYKFPIFGDIAEKYYKDFLR, translated from the coding sequence ATGGCTTTTGGATTAGATAAAAATGTAGAGGGAGCTTTATGTTATCTGCTGTTTTGGGTTAGTGGATTGATATTTTTATTGTTGGAGAAAGAGGATGATTTTATTAGATTTCACGCTATTCAGTCATTTATAACATTTTTAAGTTTAAATTTAGTAGCTATGGTTATTTCAGCAATTCCAATAATTGGATGGATAGCTTCTGCTTTAATAAATATAGCAATAGTGGTTTTATGGATTGTTGGAATGATTAAAGCATATAATGGAGAGAAATATAAATTCCCAATATTTGGAGACATAGCAGAGAAATACTACAAAGACTTTCTAAGATAA
- the bioB gene encoding biotin synthase BioB translates to MEIETFLEKSLKNRISFDNAIYLYENFNAIDLLYLAFKIKNEIKNNDRIKLCAIINAKSGKCSENCIFCSQSIHNNCNIPIYPLKSKKEILEYAKKFDGVVERFGIVTSGKKINDDEFTEILEAIELIKEETNLKVCCSLGLLDEEKLKELKKLDVRVHNNLETSKNYFKNICSTHSYEDKVKVIREAKKIGLEVCSGGIFGLGESIEERIKMAFELKELGVDSVPINILHPIEGTKAYQMVKNGEIKPISISDVLKSIALYKIIMPYAEIRLAGGRAYNLKDYQSYSLMALDGLMVGNYLTTKGRILEDDLKMIADFCNLVE, encoded by the coding sequence ATAGAGATTGAAACTTTTTTAGAAAAATCTTTAAAAAATAGGATAAGTTTTGATAATGCTATATATCTTTATGAGAATTTTAATGCTATAGATTTGCTGTATTTAGCTTTTAAGATAAAGAATGAAATAAAAAATAATGATAGAATTAAATTATGTGCTATAATAAATGCTAAAAGTGGAAAATGTTCAGAGAATTGTATTTTCTGCTCTCAGTCAATTCACAATAATTGCAACATCCCAATATATCCATTAAAATCAAAAAAAGAGATTTTAGAGTATGCAAAAAAATTTGATGGTGTTGTTGAAAGATTTGGTATAGTCACAAGTGGTAAAAAAATTAATGATGATGAATTTACAGAAATTCTTGAAGCTATAGAGCTTATAAAGGAAGAAACAAATTTAAAAGTATGCTGTTCTTTGGGTTTATTGGATGAAGAAAAATTAAAGGAGTTGAAGAAGTTGGATGTTAGAGTTCATAACAACTTAGAAACGTCAAAAAATTACTTTAAAAATATATGCTCAACTCACAGCTATGAGGATAAGGTAAAAGTAATAAGAGAAGCAAAGAAAATTGGCTTAGAAGTTTGTAGCGGCGGAATATTTGGACTTGGGGAAAGCATAGAAGAAAGAATAAAGATGGCTTTTGAACTTAAAGAGCTCGGAGTTGATAGCGTCCCAATAAATATTTTACATCCAATTGAGGGGACTAAAGCATATCAAATGGTAAAAAATGGAGAAATTAAGCCAATAAGTATTTCAGATGTTTTGAAGTCAATAGCTTTATATAAAATAATTATGCCTTATGCAGAGATTAGATTGGCTGGTGGAAGAGCATACAACTTAAAAGATTACCAATCCTATTCTTTAATGGCTTTGGATGGATTAATGGTTGGAAACTATTTAACTACAAAAGGTAGAATTTTAGAAGATGACTTAAAAATGATTGCAGATTTTTGTAATTTGGTGGAATGA
- a CDS encoding UPF0280 family protein, whose translation MWFKKRIIMKETNILLKVDDKRYFKRAEEIILKNRLELERYILKNPYFLTSYYPIDVEYDAPEIVKLMAIAGEIANVGPMASVAGAIAEMLIKNIGAKNIIAENGGDICLRAKKDVVVGLYAGNSKITGEVGFKLKKEKIKNIYGICTSSATVGHSISFGEADAVTVFAKSSAIADAAATSICNASRGRNEEEMINNALEKVDEIEKIDGVFIVVKDKVGIKGKIPELVKTDKKITLGELFDIY comes from the coding sequence ATGTGGTTCAAAAAAAGAATCATAATGAAAGAAACAAATATACTTTTAAAGGTAGATGATAAAAGGTATTTTAAAAGGGCAGAAGAAATTATCTTAAAAAATAGATTAGAATTGGAAAGATATATATTAAAAAACCCTTATTTTTTAACTTCTTACTATCCAATTGATGTAGAATACGATGCCCCAGAAATTGTAAAGTTAATGGCTATAGCTGGAGAAATTGCCAATGTAGGTCCTATGGCAAGTGTTGCTGGAGCTATAGCGGAGATGCTAATTAAAAATATTGGAGCAAAAAACATCATTGCTGAAAATGGTGGAGATATTTGTTTAAGAGCTAAAAAAGATGTTGTTGTTGGCTTATATGCTGGAAATTCAAAGATTACTGGGGAGGTTGGATTTAAGTTAAAAAAAGAGAAGATTAAAAATATATATGGCATTTGTACTTCATCAGCAACAGTAGGACATTCAATAAGTTTTGGAGAGGCAGATGCAGTTACTGTTTTTGCTAAAAGTTCTGCTATAGCAGATGCAGCAGCAACCTCTATTTGCAATGCTTCAAGGGGAAGAAATGAGGAAGAGATGATAAACAATGCATTAGAAAAGGTAGATGAAATTGAAAAAATAGATGGAGTTTTTATTGTTGTAAAAGATAAGGTAGGGATTAAAGGAAAAATTCCAGAGTTAGTTAAGACAGATAAAAAAATAACCTTAGGAGAGTTGTTTGATATCTATTAA